Proteins from a single region of Nymphaea colorata isolate Beijing-Zhang1983 unplaced genomic scaffold, ASM883128v2 scaffold0107, whole genome shotgun sequence:
- the LOC116268092 gene encoding uncharacterized protein LOC116268092 gives MAGLWRLSTLPVDAWKTSKQVYGPDGLQVLLGKFRANGISAFYQGGIASAMATMVGHYPWFVTNNYLEHYLPKYSYKTDFGLAILRSAGIGFVCTVASDCISNSIRVVKTFKQTAKEQLTYKQVISQIVEKDGVSGLFLRGLQTKLLTNVVQGVAFSVAWKYIQHRIEDK, from the coding sequence ATGGCGGGACTGTGGCGACTATCGACTCTGCCAGTTGACGCCTGGAAGACCAGCAAGCAGGTATATGGGCCTGATGGATTGCAGGTGCTACTGGGGAAGTTCAGAGCAAACGGGATATCTGCCTTCTACCAGGGCGGTATTGCATCAGCCATGGCCACAATGGTCGGCCATTACCCTTGGTTCGTGACCAATAACTACCTGGAGCACTACCTACCGAAATACAGCTACAAAACTGACTTCGGCTTGGCAATCTTGAGGTCAGCAGGTATCGGATTCGTATGTACCGTCGCATCAGATTGCATCAGTAACTCCATCCGAGTGGTAAAGACCTTCAAACAGACTGCAAAGGAACAGCTGACCTACAAGCAGGTGATTTCGCAAATCGTGGAGAAGGATGGAGTTTCTGGACTCTTCCTCAGAGGATTGCAAACTAAATTGTTGACAAATGTGGTCCAGGGAGTTGCGTTTAGCGTGGCTTGGAAGTATATCCAGCATCGCATTGAAGATAAATAA
- the LOC116268093 gene encoding uncharacterized protein LOC116268093, with translation MEHSWLDGPVQTAQKEWQEEHLWSSATVLFIQKPLGQVRMQTALWSAVYVAGLAGKGAIDCVLPVGTSSNAVGGTVGKVVVSVRGCIDPAGVTLDGGGTEAESAGRIAGNAGIVGALSVHSVGTVDQALIGKVVVEDARDVLALLTGGGSLVAEHAGGIAGLAGVVAEDLELAAYAICLAGIGIACPDVLADGASGRADGVADSEVVDGGRGVNRVGVVAAGLAFEESGPGADETADVAGYAGIVADLLVHADGTGLQTLVVFEEEVYSGGSVAAGEAVGGSSHAGVAVGIAWVATVSRNIAVLTIRTESGAGVQGAIGGGDAAGETAGITVGAGICKESIDELAVGTRLAACGCSHHLVIDLYGATIVVISADCEEAARAEEVEVGSDAGEAAGEAEGRGGDTGEAVGVAEHALKAGGVGVLAIRTGLVARVSPVDQVVVGGEAGDGAGVAVGESSAEAGEAPIGTVGALVVGKLAELVGGTGNGAGGAAQEVGNSIHVLARLASGVGCASCARRYTGSADISDTIREFATVAATEASGKTDLQIVAGTANCTGCVA, from the exons ATGGAGCACTCCTGGTTGGATGGGCCAGTGCAAACCGCGCAGAAAGAGTGGCAAGAGGAGCACCTATGGTCTAGCGCGACCGTGCTATTCATCCAAAAGCCATTAGGACAGGTCAGGATGCAGACTGCGTTGTGGAG CGCAGTTTATGTTGCAGGGCTGGCAGGTAAAGGAGCTATTGACTGCGTATTGCCCGTAGGGACAAGTAGTAACGCAGTAGGTGGTACCGTAGGAAAGGTAGTAGTAAGTGTTCGTGGTTGCATCGATCCTGCAGGAGTAACACTGGATGGTGGAGGGACCGAAGCAGAGAGCGCAGGCAGGATTGCAGGCAACGCAGGTATTGTTGGAGCTCTATCCGTACATTCCGTTGGGACAGTTGACCAGGCACTAATTGGAAAAGTAGTAGTAGAGGATGCCCGAGACGTTCTTGCACTTCTGACAGGTGGTGGCAGTCTGGTTGCAGAGCACGCAGGAGGGATTGCAGGGCTGGCAGGAGTGGTCGCTGAGGACCTAGAACTAGCCGCCTATGCAATCT GCCTGGCAGGTATTGGGATAGCCTGCCCTGACGTACTGGCCGATGGGGCAAGTGGTCGTGCAGATGGAGTTGCCGATAGTGAGGTAGTAGACGGTGGTCGAGGAGTTAACAGGGTCGGTGTAGTTGCGGCAGGCCTGGCATTCGAAGAGAGTGGGCCCGGTGCAGATGAGACAGCCGACGTTGCAGGGTATGCAGGTATTGTTGCTGATCTCCTGGTACATGCTGATGGAACAGGACTGCAGACACTTGTTGTTTTCGAGGAAGAGGTTTATTCCGGTGGCAGTGTGGCTGCAGGTGAGGCAGTAGGTGGAAGTTCCCACGCAGGTGTGGCAGTTGGGATCGCATGGGTAGCAACTGTTAGCAGGAATATTGCTGTACTGACCATCAGGACAGAAAGTGGCGCAG GCGTTCAAGGTGCAATTGGTGGAGGTGATGCTGCAGGTGAGACAGCTGGGATCACAGTAGGCGCAGGCATTTGTAAGGAAAGCATTGATGAATTGGCCGTTGGGACAAGATTGGCTGCATGTGGTTGCAGCCATCACCTTGTAATAGATCTCTATGGTGCCACTATTGTTGTAATCTCTGCAGACT GTGAGGAGGCAGCTCGAGCCGAAGAGGTAGAGGTTGGCTCCGATGCTGGAGAAGCCGCAGGTGAGGCAGAAGGACGAGGTGGAGATACAGGTGAGGCAGTTGGCGTTGCAGAGCATGCACTTAAAGCTGGTGGAGTTGGCGTACTGGCCATTCGGACAGGTCTAGTTGCACGTGTTAGTCCCGTAGATCAGGTAGTAGTTGGTGGAGAGGCTGGAGACGGTGCAGGAGTAGCAGTTGGTGAGAGCTCCGCCGAAGCAGGTGAGGCACCCATCGGCACAGTTGGTGCACTGGTTGTTGGAAAGCTTGCCGAACTGGTTGGAGGGACAGGCAACGGTGCAGGTGGAGCCGCTCAGGAAGTAGGCAATTCCATTCACGTTTTGGCACGATTGGCAAGTGGTGTAGGATGTGCAAGTTGCGCACGCAGATACACAGGTAGTGCAGACATTTCCGACACTATTCGCGAATTCGCCACTGTTGCAGCCACTGAGGCAAGTGGTAAGACCGATTTGCAAATAGTAGCTGGAACTGCAAACTGTACAGGCTGTGTTGCCTGA